Genomic segment of Oscarella lobularis chromosome 13, ooOscLobu1.1, whole genome shotgun sequence:
gCTTCAGCTTGTATAGTGCCGTTGTTTTTCCGGCGGCATCGAGTCCCAGCATTAGAATGCGAGACGGATTTGACGAGCTGAAGTTCTGGAGTACGTTGAATAGCTGCGATAGAACGAGTCCCATTTCTGTCACTTAATTGTTGCCTGATGAATGTACCTCTATGCATGTATGCCTCTTTATATATCGTGCGCCTAGTCTGCAATTATGTCGTGGCCTCTGCCACGTTGACGGTCACAGCATCATCTCCACGTGAGAATTCTATTTATACGCGATAGTGACATCATTGCGGTAATTCTCTGGTGACATCACAGTTTCTCGTTCTCCGTAGCGCGCGAGAGAGTATCAAAATGAAGGAGATGTCTGGCGGCTGCTGCGTCTGCTTAGACGAGCGCGGCTGGGCCGAAAACAAGCTAGTCTACTGCGACGGCAGCGGTTGCAACGTGGCAGTTCATCAAGGTACGACCCGGGTTCCCTTTCGGGGGTATCGCGCGCTCTCAGCGTCTCATTCGCGCCAGCGTGCTACGGCATTACCAAAGTGCCGCAGGGATCGTGGTTCTGTCGCAAATGCGAATCGCAAGAGCGCGTATCGCGCGTGGTAAGCGGATTAGCAGATCTCTCTTCGCCGTACGAAAGCGCGGACTTTCGGTGCAGAGATGCGAATTGTGTCCCTCTCGCGACGGCGCCTTGAAACGAACCGACACGGGAGGTAAAGTGCAGTAGAGAGCGAGATAGAGAGATAGGGATAAGGATAGGAAAGGTGAAAGACAGTAAAAGAGAATTCTCCATAAGGTTGGGCTCACGTTGTCTGCGCTCTTTACATACCCGAAATTACGTTCGGAAATAATCGTAACATGGAGCCAATCGTTCTGTCTCGTTTTCCCAAGGACCGATACAACAAGgttagaaaaatcaataattaatttctctctgtcatttttaattcaattacAAGAGaaatcgttaattaattctagTTCGTCGATGAAGATACTTATGTGATTTTTTAGACGTGCTACATTTGCGCTAAAGGTCCGAGAGCCGAGGCAACGTATGGAGCATCGATCAAGTGCGCGCGTCCGTCGTGTCGCTGCTATTTCCACGTCACttggtagaaaaaaattggttTTTTCATATATGATCTCATTGACGATTTCTTAGCGGGCAAAAACATGGGCTTCTCCGAGAAGATTCTCAAAGGGATAATCGGCTTGTTTATCACGGCTTCTGCTTTCAGCATCTAGATCCAAAAGTAAATCGATCAGAAAATTCGCAAGAAATCGGCGCCCAGACTCGTTCCTTTAGAAACCTCCAGGACATCGTTTTCCTCTCTATGAAACTCTGTTGGCAGATGCACCTAGTGCCACTCCAGAATCGATGATTTCAGCAACGGGAGAAGATAGCATCGTTTCAATTTGCGGCAGTGCGGAAAGCAGTGCTGGGGATAGGACTTTAGAGGCTCCCACTGTGGCAACTGAGGCGGTAGGTAGCAGCAGCCAAGAGGACCCTCTGCCTGGTGCGGCGAGGGGACGGGGGAGAGGAAGGGGATCCGGGGCTAAGAAACGACCCGTTGGCCGACCGAGGGGATCGAAAGTCAGCGTGGCTTTAAGTCAGAAAAAGAACGGGCAGGTGCTGAAAAGTGCCAAGCCAAAGTAAGATCAATAGGTACTATACAGGGATATATATAGTGTCCGTTTGAGGTGTCTATTATACAGCACTCTTAGTTAAGATTTATGTAGGATAGAGAGTTACTTCTTTCAAAATCATACAgcgctttctcttcagatTTATCGCTATAGCGACTTCCCATACTAAAGTTTTGGCTTTGTCATTAGTTTGCCAAGGACGTTAGAGGAATTCGTGGAATGTCAAGCGCAATTGGCTTCGGATTTTCTGACGCACGAATTAGGAACTTGCGACGGTGAGATAATAGGCTCCTCATCCAGAATCTGATAGTCGATTTGTTTTCCGCAGTTGCGTCCATGCTGAATGCAGTCTCGACTAtccgaaaagaaaacgaggaaCTGAAgcagcaaatcgacgaactgaCGGCGCGACGCGATCATCTCCTCCAAGTCGAAACGAGCCTCGCAACGGTGGACGAAGCGCTGCTAGACAAAAGcacggaagacggcggcggcgacaatacggcgacggcggaatcCCGACCctccaaaacgacgacgccgccgcctccgcctcccaAATCGCAAACGCATAGCGGAACCCCCGTCCCGTCTCTTCTCAACGGTTCCGCCGACAAAACGTCACCaacctcgtcgtcgtcgtcgtcgtcgtcgtcgtcagtgccgtcgtcgcgaaaacgaccgaaagcgaaaacgcaagcatcgacgtcgtcgaaaaaatcgaaaagatCGTCCGGGGGAAGTCTGCCGCCGAGTCAAAGCAATAGCAGTCGCAGTTCGCcgacgacagcggcggcggcggcggcgacggcggcggcgacggcggcgacgacgacgacgactgcaGTCTATGCAACTGATGATCGCTATACGCCAATTGCTCCCGCATTTCCTCTCACTTCCTATTTCCAACCGCCGGCACCGTTGCCTTCGATTGCGACCCAATCGGCCGGAGCGTTGTTTCGTCCGTGCGTGCCGCCCGTCAACAACGGGTTTCCCTTTTACGCGTCTCTCTTTAattcggacgcgtcgtcgacgagtcgaaatAAGGTGTACGCTgctggcgacggcgtcgcctcGGTAACGTATTCGGcttcgccggcggcggcggcggtggcggcgcaGCGGCAGCAGCTACATTACCCACTTCCATCCTATTATGGAAACCCGCACACTTCCAAGAGTCACTTTCAATGAGACAATGACACTTCTATCTCGGGCAATAACGGCATTTTTTTGGTTAAATTACACGCGAACATTTAGGTATTTTTCTAAACGTTCTCTGAGTCCTTTGTGCGCTCTTTGAACCTGAGGAGGTGGGAGGGGGGATCGTCATACTTAGCGCTCTGCTCTGTAGCCGTTACCTGTGTCCACGTTTCTTCGTGGGACCACAACGTTGAGAAGATGACGTCGGCTTTGGATGTTCGTTCCGCGTTCGTCATCTGCGCGTCTAGTCGTCGCGTTGCCGTCTCGATTGGAACGGAATCTCGTTCCGTTATTCGACGAATTGCCTAGaagtgtatatatataacgcTCTCTACCTTATATGACATACTTCGTCTCTTGGCACAATGCTGACCCACACTTCGTGGACGTATTCGTCCCAGCAGGCTTCCAGTAAAACAGCCGCGTCGAGAATGCAAACGTCATGGCCTGGATTGAAATATAGAGGAGGTTTTGAACCCTTATTATCAAACGTTACAAACCTTCTTCTGTCAAACGCTCAACTTTTTTAGAAACTAGCCGGACAATTTCAGGCCATACAATGGAATTAAGGGTGTCCAGATTCTTCTACAGATTAGTTAGCAGATGACAGCGTAAGagaacttttttttctgtatcTGTACTGACCTTGTCACTAAAAACAATTGCTCCTAGAACTTTGCGATTGATCTTTCCGTCGTCACAGAGAACTCCTACTCAATAAAGTATGCCTACTACGTACGTTCACTGGAAGCCCTCAAACCCAATCAACGAAAAGAGAGGGATTCCACTACCCTATGTACTATACCTTCCCCAAAGGTCTCAACGATTTTTCTATTGCAGTCTGAACCGGGGCTGTACGCCTCGTGACCCAGCttgaaacagaaaacaaatcAGTCTGAGACCTTTCAACACACCGACTATTGAACCTGATCGCAATCAATGACAGGTACTCCTAAGCTGGAAAATTTCTTTCCCAGCGACGTTTTTCCACTTCCCGTGCCGCCGGTCAAGCCAATAACGTAGACGCGTTGACTAGGACAGAACGACTTGGTCGACTTGAGCCAGGGCTCTCCCGAACGCAAGCAGCCCAACGAAGCTTTTCTCAGATCAGTAGAACTAAGTTTCAAAGTCGTTCCTCCAACGAGACCCGCTATCTCCACGGCAACAGGACCCAAACCCTAGAGAAAAACTAAGGATGTATTCGTTTGGAATTTAGCCTATAAAGACGTTTTTATCGCGGCCTTTATTGACGGCTGCTCCCCCCTTTGCCGTTTCCTCGCTGACGACGAGACACTGGAGCGAG
This window contains:
- the LOC136194402 gene encoding bifunctional coenzyme A synthase-like isoform X2, with the translated sequence MYRSRIGLLLLPAASIRQYIRYALDQAAAVSPRILYVVAHRSDGTQRSNDRHLLRRLAHSVYETANNDHPGLDVRVVLSAAESLVETDKAVTCQSADILLASTNAQKLGTRVTGRDKVETISINLPSEKQEEEEVDGEKSRLYEHVVLGGTFDRLHNGHKLLLSTAALHCTKRLVVGITDGVQLQGKTLVELIEPYATRSRNVIGFVNDVFPEIVCETGAIYDPLGMAATDDSLQCLVVSEETAKGGAAVNKGRDKNGLGPVAVEIAGLVGGTTLKLSSTDLRKASLGCLRSGEPWLKSTKSFCPSQRVYVIGLTGGTGSGKTSLGKKFSSLGVPVIDCDQLGHEAYSPGSDCNRKIVETFGEGVLCDDGKINRKVLGAIVFSDKKNLDTLNSIVWPEIVRLVSKKVERLTEEGHDVCILDAAVLLEACWDEYVHEVWVSIVPRDEAIRRITERDSVPIETATRRLDAQMTNAERTSKADVIFSTLWSHEETWTQVQRAHKGLRERLEKYLNVRV
- the LOC136194402 gene encoding bifunctional coenzyme A synthase-like isoform X1; this encodes MYRSRIGLLLLPAASIRQYIRYALDQAAAVSPRILYVVAHRSDGTQRSNDRHLLRRLAHSVYETANNDHPGLDVRVVLSAAESLVETDKAVTCQSADILLASTNAQKLGTRVTGRDKVETISINLPSEKQEEEEVDGEKSRLYEHVVLGGTFDRLHNGHKLLLSTAALHCTKRLVVGITDGVQLQGKTLVELIEPYATRSRNVIGFVNDVFPEIVCETGAIYDPLGMAATDDSLQCLVVSEETAKGGAAVNKGRDKNGLGPVAVEIAGLVGGTTLKLSSTDLRKASLGCLRSGEPWLKSTKSFCPSQRVYVIGLTGGTGSGKTSLGKKFSSLGVPVIDCDQLGHEAYSPGSDCNRKIVETFGEGVLCDDGKINRKVLGAIVFSDKKNLDTLNSIVWPEIVRLVSKKVERLTEEGHDVCILDAAVLLEACWDEYVHEVWVSIVPRDEAIRRITERDSVPIETATRRLDAQMTNAERTSKADVIFSTLWSHEETWTQVTATEQSAKYDDPPSHLLRFKERTKDSENV
- the LOC136194401 gene encoding protein AF-10-like, which translates into the protein MKEMSGGCCVCLDERGWAENKLVYCDGSGCNVAVHQACYGITKVPQGSWFCRKCESQERVSRVRCELCPSRDGALKRTDTGGWAHVVCALYIPEITFGNNRNMEPIVLSRFPKDRYNKTCYICAKGPRAEATYGASIKCARPSCRCYFHVTCGQKHGLLREDSQRDNRLVYHGFCFQHLDPKKPPGHRFPLYETLLADAPSATPESMISATGEDSIVSICGSAESSAGDRTLEAPTVATEAVGSSSQEDPLPGAARGRGRGRGSGAKKRPVGRPRGSKVSVALSQKKNGQVLKSAKPNLPRTLEEFVECQAQLASDFLTHELGTCDVASMLNAVSTIRKENEELKQQIDELTARRDHLLQVETSLATVDEALLDKSTEDGGGDNTATAESRPSKTTTPPPPPPKSQTHSGTPVPSLLNGSADKTSPTSSSSSSSSSSVPSSRKRPKAKTQASTSSKKSKRSSGGSLPPSQSNSSRSSPTTAAAAAATAAATAATTTTTAVYATDDRYTPIAPAFPLTSYFQPPAPLPSIATQSAGALFRPCVPPVNNGFPFYASLFNSDASSTSRNKVYAAGDGVASVTYSASPAAAAVAAQRQQLHYPLPSYYGNPHTSKSHFQ